From the Musa acuminata AAA Group cultivar baxijiao chromosome BXJ3-7, Cavendish_Baxijiao_AAA, whole genome shotgun sequence genome, one window contains:
- the LOC135643137 gene encoding serine/threonine-protein phosphatase PP1 isozyme 6-like, protein MPIDAALLDDIIRRLLLSKGSRPAKYAQLTDKEIRQLCIASKEIFLRQPNLLELEAPIKICGDIHGQYPDLLRLFECGGYPPQANYLFLGDYVDRGKQSIETICLLLAYKIKYPESFFLLRGNHECASISRIYGFYDECKRRYYVHLWRVFTDCFNCLPAAALIEDKILCMHGGLSPQLKNLNQIRNIARPVDVPDTGLLCDLLWSDPDENIQGWGENDRGISYTFGPDVVAQFLQKLDIDLICRAHEVVQDGYKFFARQQLVTLFSAPNYCGKFDNVGAIMNVDGNLTCSFQILQPTEKMGLWNKLSRSGTSPGKVWKD, encoded by the exons ATGCCGATAGACGCGGCGTTGTTGGACGATATCATACGGCGGCTTCTGCTGTCCAAGGGCTCCCGGCCGGCCAAGTATGCGCAGCTAACGGATAAGGAGATCCGGCAGCTGTGCATTGCGTCGAAGGAGATCTTTCTCAGACAGCCCAATCTGCTGGAGCTCGAAGCCCCCATCAAGATCTGCG GAGATATTCATGGTCAGTATCCTGATCTTCTTCGGCTTTTCGAGTGTGGAGGATACCCCCCACAGGCAAATTATTTGTTCCTTGGGGACTACGTTGATCGTGGCAAGCAGAGCATAGAAACCATATGCCTGCTCCTGGCATACAAGATCAAGTACCCAGAGAGCTTCTTCCTTCTCAGGGGTAACCATGAATGTGCTTCCATTAGTCGCATATATGGCTTTTATGATGAGTGCAAGAGGAGATACTATGTTCATCTATGGAGAGTCTTTACTGATTGTTTCAACTGCCTCCCGGCTGCTGCACTTATCGAGGACAAGATACTCTGCATGCATGGGGGTCTATCTCCTCAATTGAAGAACTTGAACCAGATACGAAACATTGCACGGCCGGTGGATGTTCCAGACACTGGTCTCCTCTGTGATCTGCTATGGTCGGACCCTGACGAAAACATCCAGGGCTGGGGAGAAAATGATAGAGGTATCTCTTACACATTTGGGCCAGACGTGGTAGCTCAGTTTCTTCAGAAGCTTGATATAGACCTCATCTGCCGTGCCCATGAG GTCGTGCAAGATGGATATAAATTCTTTGCGAGACAGCAGCTGGTGACACTGTTCTCTGCTCCAAACTATTGCGGGAAATTTGATAATGTCGGTGCTATAATGAATGTGGATGGAAATCTGACATGTTCGTTTCAGATTCTACAGCCAACTGAAAAGATGGGATTGTGGAATAAGTTATCACGATCTGGAACGTCTCCTGGAAAG
- the LOC135642807 gene encoding transcription factor ILR3-like, with protein MSSNPNNDCAGWLFASDFIWDARIIDGPSASSAMLGFDVLSKEDNCPNNGSRKKRNRVESCAAPGTKACREKLRRDRLNDRFTELCSVMDPGKPPKTDKSAILSDATRLMNHLRLEAKKLKDSNEAFKDAIKSLKAEKLELRDEKMRLKAEKERTEQMLKAISTTPQFMTQPAAATPHSASVAAHIKTIPHPNYMPMGMWRWIPPAALDTSQDHVLRPPVA; from the exons ATGAGCTCCAATCCGAACAACGACTGCGCGGGGTGGCTTTTCGCCTCGGATTTCATCTGGGACGCTCGGATCATCGACGGCCCCTCAGCTTCGAG TGCAATGCTTGGGTTTGATGTGTTGAGCAAGGAGGACAACTGCCCAAACAATGGTTCCCGGAAGAAACG AAACCGTGTGGAGTCATGTGCTGCACCAGGCACAAAAGCTTGCCGTGAGAAACTGCGAAGGGATAGACTCAATGATAG GTTCACGGAGTTGTGCTCGGTCATGGATCCTGGAAAGCCTCCCAAGACAGACAAATCTGCCATTTTGAGTGATGCCACTCGTCTTATGAACCATTTGCGTCTTGAAGCAAAGAAGCTCAAAGACTCGAATGAAGCATTCAAAGATGCCATAAAGAGTCTGAAG GCAGAGAAATTGGAGCTAAGGGATGAGAAAATGAGGCTGAAGGCTGAGAAGGAGCGGACGGAACAGATGCTCAAAGCCATTAGCACTACACCCCAGTTCATGACTCAACCAGCTGCCGCAACTCCTCATTCAGCATCAGTTGCAGCTCACATCAAAACCATCCCGCACCCGAACTACATGCCAATGGGCATGTGGCGATGGATACCTCCAGCCGCTTTGGATACTTCTCAGGATCATGTGCTAAGGCCGCCTGTTGCTTAG